GTTCTTCGCGGTACGCGTCCATGTCCTTGATCGGACGGGTCGCGACGCCCGAATCCATCGCGGCTTGCGCGACGGCCGGCGCGATCTTGATGATCAGGCGCGGATCGAACGGCTTCGGAATCAGATAGTCGGGGCCGAATTCCAGCGAGTGGCCTTCGTACGCCTTCGCGACTTCATCGCCCTGATCGGTTTCTTCGGCCAGCTCGGCGATGGCGCGCACGCAGGCGAGCTTCATTTCTTCCGTGATCGTGGTCGCACCGACATCCAGCGCGCCGCGGAAGATGAACGGGAAGCACAGCACGTTGTTGACCTGGTTCGGATAGTCCGAACGGCCGGTCGCGATGATGCAGTCCGGACGCACTTTCTTCGCGTCTTCCGGGCGGATTTCCGGTTCCGGATTCGCCAGCGCGAGAATCAACGGCTGGGTGCCCATTTCGGCGACCATTTCCGGCTTCAGCACGCCGGCGCTCGAGCAGCCGAGGAACACATCGGAGCCGCGGATCGCGTCAGCAAGCGTGCGGGCTTCGGTGTTCGCCGCGTAACGTTCCTTCGACGGATCGAGGTTGCCACGGCCTTCGTAGATCACGCCCTTGGAGTCGGCGACGAGAACGTTCTTCTTCGACAGGCCCAGGTTCACCAGCAGGTCCAGACAGGCAATAGCAGCCGCACCCGCGCCTGAACACACCAGCTTCACTTCGTCGAGCTTCTTGCCCACCACTTTCAGGCCGTTCAGGATCGCCGCCGAAGCGATAATCGCGGTGCCGTGCTGATCGTCGTGGAAGACTGGAATCTTCATGCGCTCACGCAGCTTCTTCTCGATGTAGAAGCACTCGGGCGCTTTGATGTCTTCGAGGTTGATGCCGCCGAGCGTCGGCTCGAGCATGGCGATCGCTTCGACCAGCTTGTCCGGATCGGACTCGGCAAGTTCGATGTCGAACACGTCGATGCCCGCGAACTTCTTGAAGAGACAGCCCTTGCCTTCCATCACCGGCTTCGCGGCCAGCGGGCCGATGTTGCCGAGCCCGAGCACGGCCGTGCCGTTCGTGATCACGCCGACGAGGTTGCCGCGCGAAGTGTACTTCTGCGCGTCGAGCGGCTCCTCGTAGATCGCCATACAAGCCGCGGCGACGCCCGGCGAGTACGCCAGCGAAAGATCGAGTTGGTTCGATAGCGGTTTGGTGGGCGTAACCGATATCTTGCCGGGTTTCGGATTCTGGTGGTAGGCGAGAGCGCTTTGCTT
The nucleotide sequence above comes from Paraburkholderia aromaticivorans. Encoded proteins:
- a CDS encoding NADP-dependent malic enzyme, which translates into the protein MDEQLKQSALAYHQNPKPGKISVTPTKPLSNQLDLSLAYSPGVAAACMAIYEEPLDAQKYTSRGNLVGVITNGTAVLGLGNIGPLAAKPVMEGKGCLFKKFAGIDVFDIELAESDPDKLVEAIAMLEPTLGGINLEDIKAPECFYIEKKLRERMKIPVFHDDQHGTAIIASAAILNGLKVVGKKLDEVKLVCSGAGAAAIACLDLLVNLGLSKKNVLVADSKGVIYEGRGNLDPSKERYAANTEARTLADAIRGSDVFLGCSSAGVLKPEMVAEMGTQPLILALANPEPEIRPEDAKKVRPDCIIATGRSDYPNQVNNVLCFPFIFRGALDVGATTITEEMKLACVRAIAELAEETDQGDEVAKAYEGHSLEFGPDYLIPKPFDPRLIIKIAPAVAQAAMDSGVATRPIKDMDAYREELGTTVYRTGMVMRPVFAAAKSEPARIVFAEGEDERVLRAAQFVLLEKIAKPILVGRPSVIEMRLKKMGSKLKCGDDFEIVDPEDDPRYQKSWQAYHELGAREGVTPDVAKAAMRKFNTLIGAILVRLGEADGMICGMIGQYHAHLKFIEQVLGKADNVQNFAAMNLLMLPGRNLFICDTYVNETPTAEQLADMTMLAAGEIEKFGITPKVALLSNSNFGSAPSSSSQRMAAARKLIIERAPSLEIDGEMHGDAALSEAVRKAAFPGTTLTGEANLLIMPNVEAANITYNLLKMIGGEGVTVGPFLLGAEKPVHILTPAATVRRIINMTAVASANARKAVNAK